In the Arachis ipaensis cultivar K30076 chromosome B10, Araip1.1, whole genome shotgun sequence genome, one interval contains:
- the LOC107619891 gene encoding F-box/kelch-repeat protein At3g23880-like, whose product MKRGPIPDDDDSVARKGKVVTTTEEWPELLRCTTTKPPPILLDELIEEILLRIPARSLVRLRNSVCSSWRTLISSSRFAKDHLRRSMAVDPALTDPRIAYYSSWQKYYPVIGVFSVRSVFENRPHESTKVVAYEGRLLIIGSCNGLLCLNDNESAMLWNPCTGFTSQPLEIGRIFYVCGFGYDHVNDKYKLFLVEKKIEKSGGSVTRIFTFGPKSTWRTIQDFPYNEDTLMNTAGLFVSGTGTLNWLLCSGRTSFVAVLSLDLVKETYSQFPLPSRDSDDALCVFPRLGILRGCLAVCYETKQTHWTLWMMKEYGVPQSWTRLAIIPHHPLLVNPRSSYALEPMYMLKNDVLLVLSPSGKFVLCNLNDGSIDFPSIDSSAAGIPQLPPLSHGPGGWIFHIYHESLVSPSHFGLPTCSSSQIRLFKPTLSLKPIHLVNNISVESITLLPGDVK is encoded by the coding sequence ATGAAGAGGGGTCCCATTCCTGACGATGATGATAGTGTTGCGAGGAAGGGCAAGGTTGTCACAACCACCGAGGAGTGGCCGGAACTGCTCCGCTGTACCACCACAAAACCACCGCCTATTCTTCTGGACGAGCTCATAGAGGAAATCCTGCTGAGGATTCCGGCAAGGTCTCTTGTTCGATTAAGGAACAGCGTCTGCAGTTCATGGAGAACCCTAATTTCCAGTTCCCGATTTGCCAAGGACCACCTTCGACGTTCAATGGCGGTGGATCCAGCCTTGACCGACCCGCGTATTGCCTATTATAGCTCCTGGCAAAAATACTACCCCGTAATCGGAGTTTTCTCCGTCCGATCTGTGTTCGAGAACCGTCCCCATGAATCCACCAAAGTAGTTGCCTATGAGGGACGCCTTCTCATCATTGGCTCTTGTAATGGATTGCTGTGCTTGAACGATAACGAGAGTGCCATGCTGTGGAACCCCTGCACCGGATTCACATCTCAGCCGCTTGAAATTGGTCGTATCTTCTACGTCTGTGGATTCGGTTATGATCATGTGAACGACAAGTATAAGCTTTTCTTAGTTGAGAAAAAGATCGAGAAATCAGGTGGATCTGTCACCAGAATTTTCACATTCGGCCCAAAATCTACCTGGAGAACAATTCAGGATTTCCCATATAACGAGGATACTCTGATGAATACGGCAGGGCTTTTTGTAAGTGGCACTGGCACCCTTAATTGGCTTCTTTGCAGCGGTCGTACTAGTTTTGTCGCAGTTCTTTCCCTCGACTTGGTGAAAGAGACTTATAGTCAGTTTCCGCTTCCCAGTAGGGATTCAGATGATGCTCTCTGTGTGTTTCCCCGACTGGGTATCTTGAGGGGTTGTCTTGCTGTTTGTTATGAGACCAAGCAAACTCATTGGACTCTCTGGATGATGAAGGAGTATGGAGTTCCTCAATCTTGGACTAGATTGGCCATAATCCCCCACCACCCACTGCTCGTTAATCCTCGTTCATCTTATGCATTAGAGCCTATGTACATGTTGAAAAATGATGTTCTACTGGTGTTGTCTCCTAGTGGCAAGTTTGTTTTGTGTAACTTAAATGATGGCAGCATAGATTTTCCTAGTATTGACAGCTCCGCTGCTGGCATTCCCCAACTCCCTCCTTTGTCTCATGGTCCAGGCGGATGGATCTTTCACATCTATCATGAAAGCTTAGTTTCACCCTCGCACTTTGGTCTTCCAACTTGCTCATCATCTCAAATACGGTTATTTAAGCCAACCCTATCTCTTAAGCCTATTCATTTGGTGAATAATATCTCTGTTGAATCCATAACTTTATTACCGGGGGATGTTAAgtaa
- the LOC110267845 gene encoding F-box/kelch-repeat protein At3g23880-like — MAVDPALTHPRIAYYSFRHLYPTIGVFSIRSVFENRPHEPTKVVAYEGRRHRLIIGSCNGLLCLHDNERAMLWNPCTGFTSQPLEIGRIFNLCGFGYDHVNDKYKLFLIEEKKSGGSVTRIFTFGPKCTWRTIQDFPYRLHDPNNKAILLAPVGLFVSGTGTLNWLLCSSRTSFVAVLSLDLVKETYSQISLPSRDSDDALRVFPQLATLRGCLAVCYETKKTHWTLWIMKEYGVPQSWTKLAIIPHHPLLVNPRSSYALEPMYMLKNDVLLVLSPRGKFVLCNLNDGTIDFPNIDSSVDGIPQLPPLSHGAGGWIFHIYHESLVSPSHFGLPTCSSQIRLFKPTL, encoded by the coding sequence ATGGCGGTGGATCCAGCCTTGACCCACCCACGTATTGCCTATTATAGCTTCAGGCACTTATACCCCACAATCGGAGTTTTCTCCATCCGATCTGTGTTCGAGAACCGTCCCCATGAACCCACCAAAGTAGTTGCCTATGAGGGACGACGCCACCGTCTCATCATTGGCTCTTGTAATGGATTGCTGTGCTTGCACGATAACGAGCGTGCCATGCTGTGGAACCCCTGCACCGGATTCACATCTCAGCCGCTTGAAATTGGTCGTATCTTCAACCTCTGTGGATTCGGTTATGATCATGTGAACGACAAGTATAAGCTTTTTCTCATTGAGGAAAAGAAATCAGGTGGATCTGTCACCAGAATTTTCACATTCGGCCCAAAATGTACCTGGAGAACAATTCAGGATTTCCCATATAGACTACATGACCCCAATAACAAGGCTATTCTGTTGGCTCCGGTAGGGCTTTTTGTAAGTGGCACTGGCACCCTTAATTGGCTTCTTTGCAGCAGTCGTACTAGTTTTGTCGCAGTTCTTTCCCTTGACTTGGTGAAAGAGACTTATAGTCAGATTTCCCTTCCCAGTAGGGATTCAGATGATGCTCTCCGTGTGTTTCCCCAACTGGCTACCTTGAGGGGTTGTCTTGCTGTTTGTTATGAGACTAAGAAAACTCATTGGACTCTCTGGATCATGAAGGAGTATGGAGTTCCTCAATCTTGGACTAAATTGGCCATAATCCCCCACCACCCACTGCTCGTTAATCCTCGTTCATCTTATGCATTAGAGCCTATGTACATGTTGAAAAATGATGTTCTACTGGTGTTGTCTCCTAGAGGCAAGTTTGTTTTGTGTAACTTAAATGATGGCACCATAGATTTTCCTAATATTGACAGCTCCGTTGATGGCATTCCCCAACTCCCTCCTTTGTCTCATGGTGCAGGCGGATGGATCTTTCACATCTATCATGAAAGCTTAGTTTCACCCTCGCACTTTGGTCTTCCAACTTGCTCATCTCAAATACGGTTATTTAAGCCAACACtataa
- the LOC107623113 gene encoding uncharacterized protein LOC107623113 yields the protein MEMKSFQLWSDSGEECPNGTIPIRRTKEEDVLRASSIRRFGRKPRHVRRDSTGNGHEHAVVFVNGDQYYGAKANINVWTPRVTDQYEFSLSQIWVIAGSFGFDLNTIEAGWQVSPELYGDSNPRFFTYWTTDAYQATGCYNLLCSGFIQTNNRIAIGAAISPRSTYNSKQFDIGLMVWKDPRHGHWWLEFGSGLLVGYWPATMFSHLRSHASMVQFGGEIVNSRSRGYHTGTQMGSGHFAGEGFRKAAYFRNLQIVDWDNNLLPLSNIHQLADHSNCYDIRQGSNNVWGHYFYYGGPGRNVRCP from the exons ATGGAAATGAAAAGCTTTCAACTATGGAGTGATTCTGGTGAAGAATGCCCTAATGGAACTATTCCAATTAGAAGAACAAAAGAGGAAGATGTTCTAAGAGCAAGTTCCATTAGAAGATTTGGAAGGAAACCAAGACATGTAAGGAGAGACTCAACCGGTAACGGCCACGAG CATGCAGTTGTTTTTGTGAATGGAGATCAATATTATGGAGCAAAAGCAAACATAAATGTATGGACACCAAGAGTTACAGATCAATATGAATTCAGTTTGTCACAGATTTGGGTTATTGCTGGCTCCTTTGGTTTTGATCTTAATACTATAGAAGCTGGTTGGCAG GTAAGTCCAGAATTATATGGAGACAGCAACCCTAGGTTCTTCACTTATTGGACA ACAGATGCATATCAAGCAACTGGGTGCTACAATTTGCTGTGTTCTGGATTTATCCAAACTAACAATAGGATAGCAATAGGTGCAGCAATCTCACCAAGATCTACATATAATAGCAAACAATTTGATATTGGCCTAATGGTTTGGAAG gATCCAAGACATGGACACTGGTGGCTGGAATTTGGTTCAGGATTATTAGTTGGTTACTGGCCAGCAACCATGTTTAGCCACTTAAGAAGCCATGCAAGCATGGTTCAATTTGGTGGAGAAATTGTGAACTCTCGTTCAAGGGGTTACCACACTGGAACTCAGATGGGGAGTGGCCACTTTGCTGGTGAAGGTTTTAGAAAAGCAGCATATTTTAGGAACTTGCAAATTGTTGATTGGGACAACAACTTGCTACCTCTCTCAAACATTCACCAATTAGCAGATCATTCTAATTGCTATGACattaggcaaggaagcaacaatgTTTGGGGACATTACTTTTACTATGGAGGTCCCGGACGAAATGTCCGATGTCCTTAA
- the LOC107619894 gene encoding LOW QUALITY PROTEIN: uncharacterized protein LOC107619894 (The sequence of the model RefSeq protein was modified relative to this genomic sequence to represent the inferred CDS: inserted 1 base in 1 codon; substituted 2 bases at 2 genomic stop codons) — MIMIMGSSSRIGSSFSSCLVAPLPSPFNRTTLFQSRLSQGLFVNKQTAAQLQIYAKDKSCQFKFIYGIPKLKGRFQKQHNALSVVSEDQPQSTELDEAALVPESEDAIAEDISTIGNSSFXLLGSDGKPGFISFYNRPYGKDKETLSSKSEKSQNSILWFVGPAVLVASFIFPSLYLRKVLSIIFEDSLLTDFLILFFTEAIFYCGVAVYLYLLDRLRRPMQQETATTSRDTLPSQLGHRVSSVATLVLSLVIPMVTMGLVWPWTGPAASATLAPYLVGIVVQFAFEQYARYRKSPEINLVHLILRXLNDTDLNANLHQQLLLIDCYXQVYRLHQLNRAAQLVTALSFTVRGAEMTSHNMAINNSLGTLLNVLQFLGVICIWSLSSFLMRFIPPASTAAQ; from the exons atgattatgattatgggAAGCAGTAGCAGAATTGGTTCATCATTTTCTTCTTGCTTAGTGGCTCCTCTTCCTTCCCCTTTTAACCGTACAACACTTTTCCAG TCAAGATTATCACAAGGGTTGTTTGTCAACAAACAAACTGCTGCCCAGCTGCAAATATATGCTAAAG ACAAGTCATGCCAGTTCAAGTTTATATATGGAATTCCAAAGTTAAAGGGAAGGTTCCAGAAACAGCATAATGCTCTCTCTGTTGTCTCTGAGGATCAACCACAAAGCACTGAGCTTGATGAAGCTGCTTTAGTTCCAGAAAGCGAAGATGCTATTGCTGAAGACATATCTACCATTGGCAACTCATCTT AATTATTGGGAAGTGATGGAAAACCAGGCTTTATATCATTCTATAACCGTCCATATGGAAAAGACAAGGAGACACTATCGTCAAAATCAGAAAAGAGTCAAAATAGCATCTTGTGGTTTGTGGGTCCTGCGGTCCTTGTTGCTTCTTTCATTTTTCCTTCACTCTATTTGCGCAAAGTGCTCTCCATCATTTTCGAAGACTCTTTGTTAACAG ATTTCCTCATATTATTCTTCACAGAAGCAATTTTCTATTGTGGTGTTGCGGTATATCTTTATCTACTAGACCGATTAAGGAGACCCATGCAACAAGAAACCGCTACAACCAGTCGAGATACTCTGCCCTCTCAGTTGGGACATCGCGTCTCTTCTGTTGCTACCCTGGTGCTTAGTCTCGTAATTCCTATGGTCACTATGGGTTTGGTCTGGCCGTGGACTGGTCCTGCTGCATCCGCAACTCTTGCTCCATACCTGGTTGGTATAGTTGTCCAATTTGCATTTGAACAGTATGCAAGATATCGAAAATCACCTGAGATAAATCTGGTGCATCTGATACTGAGATAACTCAATGATACAGATCTTAATGCAAATTTACATCAACAACTTCTACTAATAGATTGTTATTGACAGGTGTATAGATTGCACCAACTAAATAGAGCAGCACAACTGGTGACTGCTTTATCATTTACAGTTAGAGGAGCTGAGATGACCTCACACAACATGGCTATAAATAACTCTCTGGGTACCCTTTTGAATGTCCTACAATTCCTTGGTGTGATTTGCATTTGGTCCCTGTCAAGCTTCCTCATGAGATTTATACCTCCTGCTTCCACCGCGGCGCAGTAA
- the LOC107619892 gene encoding LRR receptor-like serine/threonine-protein kinase GSO1: protein MKLKLVQSKMDSIFMCHCFLLFTILQTVFVTTLADSERDSYWLLRIKSELVDPLEVMRNWSPRTNLCSWNGLTCEEVDDNDDDETHVVGLNLSSSGISGSISVDFSNLIHLQELDLSSNSLTGCIPSELGNLQNLSTLLLYSNNLSCKIPAEIGNLNKLQVLRLGDNMLKGEIPNSIGKLSELKVLGLANCNLNGSIPTEIGNLKHLTTLDLQVNSLSGIISQEIQACEELENFAASNNMLEGEIPFSIGSLKTLKILNLANNSLSGSIPSSLSSLSNLTYLNLLGNKLNGEIPSELNGLSRLQKLDLSRNNLSGSLTLLNSKLQNLVTMVLSDNALTGSIPSGFCFRGSKLEQLFVARNELSGKFPLEILNCSSIQQLDLSDNRFNRELPSDLDKLQNLTDLVLNNNSFTGSLPREIGNISTLQGLFLFGNFFTGRIPDEIGRLQRLNTIYLYDNQMNGPIPKELTNCTSLREIDFFGNQFSGNIPENIGKLKDLVVLHLRQNEFSGPIPSSMGHCKMLQLLALADNRFSGSIPSTFSYLSELSTITLYNNSFEGPLPNSLFLLMNLKIINFSHNKFSGSLFPLTGSNSLTVLDLTNNSFSGPIPSSLAESSNLVRIRLAQNCLTGSIPSELGKLSALNFLDLSFNNLTGDVPPQLSLCHNIEHLLLNNNRFTGQISPWLGKLKELGELDLSFNDFHGKVPNEIGECSNLLKLSLHHNNLSGEIPHEIGNLTSLNVLNLQSNSLSGLIPSTIQHCTKLYELRLSQNFLTGNIPFELGGVTELQVILDLSRNQFSGVIPSSIGNLMKLERLDLSFNELEGEVPPSLGKLTSLHVLNLSNNHLHGKIPSTFSQFPMSSFLNNDANLCGPPLLVSCIESSSEKIQMSNTEVAAIIVAIVFTSTLICLVMLYLMLRIWCNWRKVAIVSSEEVDENHKKEESIRFCFSDHNTKNGEYLNMNSNDATSLSF from the exons ATGAAACTCAAATTGGTCCAATCCAAAATGGATTCCATTTTCATGTGCCATTGTTTTCTATTGTTTACCATATTGCAAACAGTTTTTGTTACAACTCTTGCAGATAGTGAAAGAGATTCCTATTGGCTTCTGAGAATCAAATCAGAACTTGTTGATCCATTAGAAGTCATGAGAAACTGGTCTCCAAGAACAAATCTGTGTAGCTGGAATGGATTAACATGTGAAGAAGtggatgataatgatgatgatgagacacATGTTGTAGGCTTGAATCTTTCTAGCTCAGGAATTTCAGGTTCTATCTCTGTTGATTTCAGCAACCTCATTCATCTTCAGGAGCTTGATTTGTCTTCGAATTCTCTCACCGGATGCATCCCTTCTGAGCTTGGTAATCTTCAAAATCTAAGTACATTGCTACTTTACTCAAACAATCTATCTTGTAAAATTCCTGCAGAGATAGGTAATTTGAACAAGTTGCAAGTTCTTAGACTTGGAGATAACATGCTGAAAGGCGAAATTCCGAATAGCATTGGAAAATTGAGTGAGTTGAAAGTGTTGGGACTGGCCAATTGCAACCTTAACGGAAGCATACCAACTGAGATTGGTAACTTGAAGCATCTAACAACACTTGATTTGCAGGTTAACAGTCTTAGTGGCATCATATCCCAAGAGATTCAAGCTTGTGAAGAGCTCGAAAATTTCGCAGCATCGAACAACATGCTTGAAGGAGAGATACCCTTTTCTATAGGGTCACTCAAAACATTGAAGATTCTGAATTTGGCTAATAACAGTTTATCTGGTTCAATCCCTTCATCATTGAGTAGTCTTTCAAACTTGACATACCTGAATTTGCTTGGAAACAAATTGAATGGCGAAATTCCTTCGGAACTCAATGGTTTGAGCCGGCTGCAGAAGCTTGACTTGTCCAGAAATAACCTCTCTGGATCACTGACACTCCTTAACAGCAAACTACAGAATCTTGTAACTATGGTTCTGTCGGATAATGCTTTAACAGGTAGTATCCCAAGTGGCTTCTGCTTCAGAGGTTCAAAACTTGAGCAGTTGTTCGTGGCAAGGAACGAGCTATCTGGGAAGTTTCCATTGGAGATACTCAACTGCTCCTCGATTCAACAGTTAGATCTTTCGGATAATCGCTTCAACAGAGAACTTCCCTCCGATTTGGACAAACTACAGAACCTCACAGATCTTGTGTTGAATAACAACAGTTTCACCGGTTCTCTGCCTCGAGAAATCGGAAATATTAGTACCTTACAAGGTCTTTTCTTGTTTGGCAACTTCTTCACAGGAAGAATTCCAGATGAGATTGGAAGACTACAGAGATTGAACACCATTTACCTTTATGATAATCAGATGAATGGACCTATACCAAAAGAGTTAACAAACTGCACAAGCCTAAGGGAAATAGACTTCTTTGGAAACCAATTTTCTGGGAACATACCAGAGAATATTGGTAAGCTTAAGGACTTAGTTGTTCTCCATTTAAGGCAGAATGAGTTTTCAG GTCCAATTCCTTCAAGCATGGGACACTGTAAGATGCTACAGTTGTTGGCATTAGCAGATAACAGGTTTTCAGGTTCAATACCTTCCACATTCAGTTACCTTTCAGAACTTAGTACCATTACCCTTTACAATAACTCATTTGAAGGACCTCTTCCTAATTCACTCTTTCTTCTCATGAACCTAAAGATCATTAATTTCTCACACAACAAGTTCAGTGGAAGTTTGTTTCCTCTCACTGGCTCAAATTCTCTCACTGTTTTGGACTTAACCAACAACAGCTTCTCGGGTCCAATCCCTTCTAGTCTAGCAGAGTCGTCGAACCTCGTTCGTATCCGGCTCGCGCAGAATTGCCTTACAGGAAGCATTCCTTCTGAATTAGGCAAGCTTTCAGCTCTCAACTTTCTTGATCTGTCATTCAACAATTTAACAGGGGATGTGCCACCACAACTCTCACTGTGTCATAATATCGAACACCTTCTGCTCAATAATAACAGATTCACTGGTCAAATATCTCCATGGTTGGGAAAACTGAAAGAACTTGGTGAATTAGACCTCTCATTCAATGACTTCCATGGCAAGGTACCTAATGAGATTGGTGAATGCTCAAATCTACTTAAGCTTTCTCTCCATCACAACAATCTCTCAGGTGAAATCCCTCATGAAATTGGAAACCTCACTTCTCTCAATGTCTTGAACTTGCAAAGTAATAGCCTCTCTGGCCTCATTCCATCAACAATTCAGCATTGCACAAAGCTTTATGAGCTAAGGCTCTCACAGAACTTCTTAACTG GTAATATACCATTTGAGCTTGGAGGGGTAACTGAGCTGCAAGTAATATTGGACCTAAGCAGAAACCAATTTTCTGGGGTGATTCCATCATCCATTGGAAACTTAATGAAGCTTGAAAGACTTGATCTTTCTTTCAATGAACTTGAAGGTGAAGTTCCTCCTTCACTTGGCAAACTCACAAGCCTCCATGTTTTGAACCTCTCAAACAACCACCTTCATGGCAAGATTCCTTCAACATTTTCACAGTTTCCAATGAGTTCATTCCTCAACAATGATGCCAACTTGTGTGGACCACCATTATTGGTTTCTTGCATAGAATCTTCTAGTGAGAAAATTCAGATGTCAAACACAGAAGTGGCAGCAATAATAGTTGCCATTGTTTTCACTTCAACATTGATATGCTTAGTGATGTTATATTTAATGTTGAGAATCTGGTGCAATTGGAGAAAAGTAGCTATTGTTTCAAGTGAAGAAGTTGATGAGAATCATAAGAAGGAAGAGAGCATTAGATTCTGCTTTTCTGATCATAACACAAAGAATGGAGAGTATTTGAATATGAACTCCAATGATGCTACCTCTCTTTCATTTTAA